In Drosophila yakuba strain Tai18E2 chromosome X, Prin_Dyak_Tai18E2_2.1, whole genome shotgun sequence, a single genomic region encodes these proteins:
- the LOC26535700 gene encoding uncharacterized protein LOC26535700: MHNLIKSRALFEILKKPLPPNYFNDDGDGDKENSEGDTSNPAGHLSVNAKEFVPRSKKEESSDDDDDDDDEFAVDLTEIKKRFEILDAQKTNAAAADKVDMDKIKKMFEALDKDKSSAMVVPWKGFPKRYERPSLSAQVVLIDDSEYVLVPRSKGKKMSQQEKLFLKNSADYMKDEDQKNKDPHPSEAPPLCPYTHEKSLLARERRCEQNRKVALEALKLVEQRRMRAPLVRSSDPGKENFGEAQPVVHLSRSPIRFSVEDRIKVDRLRAAKKERIECALLEISKEKKMAQSMHLLQEQRKCAVSKLKERENIQTAASVATVTTKRFIPTAKEWNEQRRLKFLKPEKNDVIPVAPEKPVATMTANRYIPTNKEWDEKLRAKLKAKTETVKENIPAITKLPLSVKKNIPAITKLPLKESNGAYNTTSLSSVFVKKVDPGITAKPSCSQPTKQLEAEKRKGNITYFQTIINWTNRKTFKAPIMAIVINQQMESQQKAAQQEVCQMKKASVQRYSIEELLKLEPQPEDLEDPNIKALCSLKILRN, encoded by the exons ATGCACAATTTGATTAAGAGCCGTGCCCTCTTCGAGATCTTAAAGAAGCCATTGCCGCCAAACTATTTTAATGATGATGGCGACGGCGATAAGGAGAATTCAGAAGGTGATACCAGCAATCCGGCAGGGCATCTAAGTGTCAATGCCAAAGAATTTGTACCGCGCTCCAAGAAGGAAGAGAGTtccgatgatgatgatgatgatgatgatgagttTGCTGTGGATTTGACCGAAATAAAGAAACGGTTCGAGATTCTGGATGCGCAGAAAAcgaatgctgctgctgcggacAAAGTCGATATGgataaaattaagaaaatgttTGAGGCTCTGGATAAGGATAAGTCGTCGGCTATGGTGGTGCCATGGAAAGGATTTCCCAAGAGATACGAGCGAC CTTCTCTCAGTGCACAGGTGGTGCTGATCGATGATTCGGAGTACGTGCTTGTACCTCGCAGCAAGGGAAAGAAAATGTCACAGCAAGAGAAGCTATTTCTGAAAAATTCAGCCGATTACATGAAAGATGAAGATCAGAAGAATAAGGATCCACATCCTTCCGAAGCCCCACCGCTATGTCCGTACACCCATGAGAAGTCATTGCTTGCCAGGGAGAGGCGTTGCGAGCAGAATAGAAAGGTGGCTCTGGAAGCCTTGAAATTGGTGGAACAAAGACGCATGAGGGCTCCTTTGGTACGCTCTTCGGATCCGGGCAAGGAGAATTTCGGTGAGGCCCAGCCGGTTGTGCATCTGTCTCGATCGCCCATTAGATTTTCAGTGGAGGATCGTATTAAAGTGGATCGTCTGCGAGCCGCCAAGAAGGAGCGCATCGAGTGTGCTCTTTTGGAAATTTCTAAAGAGAAGAAGATGGCGCAATCGATGCACTTGCTGCAGGAGCAGAGAAAGTGTGCAGTCAGCAAACTAAAAGAGCGCGAAAATATCCAGACTGCGGCTTCGGTGGCCACGGTGACCACCAAAAGATTTATACCCACCGCCAAGGAGTGGAACGAGCAACGTCGACTAAAGTTCTTGAAACCGGAAAAGAATGACGTGATCCCGGTGGCTCCTGAGAAACCAGTGGCCACCATGACCGCCAATAGATATATACCCACCAACAAGGAATGGGACGAAAAGCTTCGGGCCAAGCTCAAGGCTAAAACGGAGACCGTAAAGGAAAATATTCCAGCTATAACCAAGTTGCCTTTGAGCgtaaagaaaaatattccAGCTATAACCAAGTTGCCTTTGAAGGAATCCAATGGCGCCTATAACACCACATCGCTGTCTTCGGTGTTTGTGAAGAAGGTTGATCCTGGCATCACGGCCAAACCATCGTGCTCACAGCCAACTAAACAACTCGAGGCGGAGAAACGCAAAGGAAATATCACTTATTTTCAAACGATTATTAATTGGACAAATCGCAAGACTTTTAAAGCTCCGATAATGGCAATCGTTATCAATCAGCAGATGGAGAGTCAGCAAAAAGCAGCTCAACAGGAAGTTTGTCAAATGAAAAAAGCAAGCGTGCAACGTTATAGTATTGAGGAATTGCTGAAGTTGGAACCGCAACCCGAAGATCTTGAAGATCCTAATATCAAGGCGTTGTGTAGTCTTAAAATCTTGCGCAATTGA